A genomic stretch from Cellulomonas sp. KRMCY2 includes:
- the eccD gene encoding type VII secretion integral membrane protein EccD: MTAATSTPGALGTLVRVSVTAGDRSVDLGAPGNVPVAELVPGLARTLGLLDPATVYGGFRLVRSDGATLDSDRSLQAQGVEDGAVLALESGAQVVQVRVYDDVVEAVADAVEGQYAPWTPQDSALTAVFAAAAFLLAGAVLLLGAEPSSLFPPVIAVAGALLVLGAAAVVARVGAHDVGARTLVLTATAFGLVAGLTVGSEPASWGPPTAYAGIGMLVVALLGIPALTTGREICVAPAVLGLTLAVVGGTVAAADVVPGTVLALVVAIVVTAGNGIPWLALASTPLRVVSPRSDTEILLDPAGVDPVAVREQYGSGHRLQVSLRLAVAALALVAAPAVVTTGFAGTLLVTVAFVGMLLSVRQTYSRQDVMVVMGAGIIGLTMTGVLAAAAHPSWRPVLAVIAGTAAALVIALSLVAPRRRVAMGRLADTLELLCLVLLLPLGAAASGLV, from the coding sequence ATGACCGCTGCGACCTCGACCCCTGGAGCGCTGGGGACGCTCGTCCGGGTCTCGGTGACCGCGGGCGATCGTTCCGTCGACCTCGGGGCCCCGGGCAACGTGCCCGTCGCCGAGCTGGTGCCGGGCCTGGCCCGCACCCTCGGTCTGCTCGACCCCGCGACGGTCTACGGCGGCTTCCGGCTGGTCCGGTCCGACGGTGCCACACTGGACTCCGACCGCAGCCTGCAGGCCCAAGGTGTCGAGGACGGGGCCGTGCTCGCGCTCGAGTCCGGAGCGCAGGTCGTCCAGGTGCGCGTCTACGACGACGTCGTGGAGGCCGTCGCCGACGCCGTCGAGGGCCAGTACGCACCGTGGACACCTCAGGACTCCGCCCTCACCGCGGTCTTCGCCGCTGCCGCCTTCCTGCTCGCCGGCGCCGTCCTGCTGCTCGGCGCGGAACCGTCGTCGCTGTTCCCGCCGGTGATCGCGGTCGCCGGCGCGCTGCTCGTGCTCGGCGCGGCGGCCGTCGTCGCGCGGGTCGGCGCGCACGACGTCGGGGCGCGCACGCTCGTCCTGACGGCCACCGCCTTCGGGCTCGTCGCAGGGCTCACGGTCGGCAGCGAGCCGGCCTCGTGGGGCCCGCCGACGGCGTACGCGGGGATCGGCATGCTCGTCGTCGCCCTGCTCGGCATCCCGGCACTCACCACCGGGCGCGAGATCTGTGTCGCACCGGCGGTGCTCGGGCTGACCCTCGCCGTCGTCGGCGGCACGGTGGCCGCGGCCGACGTCGTGCCGGGGACGGTGCTCGCGCTGGTCGTGGCGATCGTCGTCACCGCCGGCAACGGCATCCCGTGGCTGGCCCTGGCGAGCACGCCGCTGCGGGTCGTCTCGCCGCGCAGCGACACCGAGATCCTGCTCGACCCGGCCGGCGTCGATCCCGTCGCCGTGCGCGAGCAGTACGGCAGTGGTCACCGGCTGCAGGTCTCCCTGCGGCTGGCCGTCGCAGCGCTCGCGCTGGTCGCGGCGCCCGCCGTCGTGACCACCGGGTTCGCCGGGACGCTGCTGGTCACTGTCGCCTTCGTCGGGATGCTGCTCAGCGTCCGGCAGACCTACTCCCGGCAGGACGTCATGGTGGTGATGGGCGCCGGGATCATCGGCCTGACGATGACCGGGGTGCTCGCTGCCGCCGCCCACCCGTCCTGGCGCCCCGTGCTGGCGGTCATCGCCGGAACCGCCGCGGCCCTCGTGATCGCGCTGAGCCTGGTCGCCCCGCGCCGACGGGTGGCGATGGGCCGGCTGGCCGACACCCTCGAGCTGCTCTGCCTGGTGCTCCTGCTGCCGCTCGGTGCTGCTGCCTCCGGGCTGGTCTGA
- a CDS encoding WXG100 family type VII secretion target: MSDLKVNFSALSTAAADIGSGANKLEQTLASMDKSLQPLRANWSGEASASYEGSKAKWTAAITDMKALLADIGRAVDTSGQDYKSTETNNAARW, encoded by the coding sequence ATGAGCGACCTGAAGGTCAACTTCTCTGCGCTGTCCACTGCGGCAGCCGACATCGGCTCGGGCGCGAACAAGCTCGAGCAGACCCTTGCCAGCATGGACAAGTCCCTGCAGCCGCTGCGGGCCAACTGGTCCGGCGAGGCCTCGGCCTCCTACGAGGGCTCCAAGGCCAAGTGGACCGCCGCGATCACCGACATGAAGGCCCTGCTGGCCGACATCGGCCGTGCGGTGGACACCTCCGGCCAGGACTACAAGTCCACCGAGACCAACAACGCGGCTCGCTGGTAG
- a CDS encoding type VII secretion protein EccC has product MAAAPSRNQRIAPPSVPNGRIAVQPPPELAKSEGVSNMLSTMLPMLGSMGSIVFVVLAQPNIKGFIGAGMFVLASLGFVVVNGWRQKSQHQATVIGARREYLAYLAELRDTVRQAARQQRRNAEWNNPDPRSLAVVAEERTRVWERQPDHGDFLYARIGHSDQPLCLTLDPPETAPLAQLDPVAASAAHRFMVTHEIQHDIPLPIDLRSAARIEITGGDETAARALARAIVSQTAAFHSPEHLKIAVLAGPDALAEWDWAKWLPHTHSPRARDAVGPARLIATSLDEIEDLLPEDLADRPRFEHSETPLLPHVLVVVDGGEVPAGNALLTSEGVLGITVLALPERWDELSDPRTLRLTLGARLTSGTDRGRTPVDVLHLGWPPQHVIADQMSVPDAEAAARRLTPLYLESGPSHADSPTASAELVDLLGLGDVRDFDPAVAWRPRLQRDRLRVPIGLTTQGQPIALDIKESAQQGMGPHGLIIGATGSGKSEVLRTMVLALAMTHSSEQLNFVLIDFKGGATFAGMADMPHVSAIITNLGEELTLVDRMQDALQGEMTRRQELLRAAGNFANVTDYEKARTGGRTDLEPLPALLIVADEFSELLSAKPEFVDLFVAIGRLGRSLQMHLLLSSQRLEEGRLRGLESHLSYRIGLRTFSAAESRTVLGVPDAYTLPPIPGMGYLKPDTTTMIQFRASYVSGPPPARRARAAGPGQAGSARIELFTAAPVLGAPVDDDVPALPTAVLDEVDEGATFDIAVRRMKGQGPPAHKVWLEPLVVPNSVDQLMPDLAPDPQLGLVSHAWRGAGDLVIPLGIVDRPLEQRRETLTLALGGAAGHMAIVGGPRSGKSTAARAVLAGLALTRTPLEVQFYVLDFGGGTFSPLTRLAHVAGVASRAEPDVVRRVVAEIDGIVDARELYFRTNGIDSIETYRQRRAQGRADDGYGDIFLVVDGWSTLRAEFDELEGEIQTLAGRGLTFGLHLIATASRWMDFRTQVKDVFGTKLELRLGDPMDSEIDRKVAVNVPKDRPGRGLAISKHHVLTALPRVDGSGDAASLGTGVDHLVETVNAAWHGPAGPKLRLLPEHISLDQVRAMAPGDTRRILLGIDESALRPVGIEPAEESHLYAFGDGGSGKSALLRGVAREIQRLYTPAQAQIFAIDLRRSLLGEIPPEYLAGYLTTQDQAADEIAGIAEYLRGRLPGPDVTPDQLRSRSWWSGAEVFVLVDDYDLVSTSTGNPVAPLVPLLAQAGDVGLHLVLARRTGGAGRAMYEPVLQALKDLAAPGIVLAGSPDEGALIGGAKPVPGVPGRGQLVTRDHGRRVVQLALDPPTQ; this is encoded by the coding sequence ATGGCCGCAGCCCCGTCGCGCAACCAGCGGATAGCCCCGCCGTCGGTGCCGAACGGCCGGATCGCGGTGCAGCCACCCCCCGAGCTGGCCAAGTCGGAGGGCGTGAGCAACATGCTCTCGACCATGCTGCCGATGCTCGGCTCGATGGGCTCCATCGTCTTCGTCGTGCTCGCCCAGCCCAACATCAAGGGCTTCATCGGGGCCGGAATGTTCGTCCTCGCCTCGCTCGGCTTCGTCGTGGTCAACGGCTGGCGACAGAAGTCGCAGCACCAGGCGACCGTGATCGGCGCGCGCCGCGAGTACCTCGCCTATCTCGCCGAGCTGCGCGACACGGTGCGCCAGGCCGCCCGCCAGCAGCGCCGCAACGCCGAGTGGAACAACCCCGACCCACGTTCGCTGGCCGTCGTCGCCGAGGAGCGGACCCGCGTGTGGGAGCGCCAGCCCGACCACGGCGACTTCCTGTACGCGCGCATCGGGCACAGCGACCAGCCGCTGTGCCTGACCCTCGACCCGCCGGAGACCGCGCCGCTGGCGCAGCTCGACCCGGTCGCCGCCTCGGCCGCCCACCGGTTCATGGTCACCCACGAGATCCAGCACGACATCCCGCTGCCGATCGACCTGCGCTCGGCCGCCCGGATCGAGATCACCGGCGGGGACGAGACCGCCGCCCGCGCGCTGGCCCGCGCGATCGTCAGCCAGACCGCCGCCTTCCACTCCCCCGAGCACCTGAAGATCGCCGTGCTCGCCGGGCCCGACGCGCTGGCCGAGTGGGACTGGGCCAAGTGGCTCCCGCACACGCACTCCCCGCGCGCCCGCGACGCCGTCGGGCCGGCCCGACTGATCGCGACGTCCCTGGACGAGATCGAGGACCTGCTCCCCGAGGACCTCGCCGACCGGCCCCGCTTCGAGCACAGCGAGACGCCGTTGCTGCCGCACGTCCTGGTCGTCGTCGACGGCGGCGAGGTACCGGCCGGCAACGCGCTGCTGACCTCCGAGGGTGTCCTGGGCATCACCGTCCTGGCCCTGCCCGAGCGCTGGGACGAGCTGAGCGACCCGCGGACGCTGCGCCTGACCCTCGGCGCCCGGCTCACCTCCGGCACGGACCGTGGCCGGACCCCGGTCGACGTGCTGCACCTGGGCTGGCCCCCGCAGCACGTGATCGCCGACCAGATGTCCGTGCCGGACGCCGAGGCCGCCGCCCGCCGCCTGACCCCCCTGTACCTGGAGTCCGGCCCGAGCCACGCCGACTCCCCCACCGCCTCCGCCGAGCTGGTCGACCTGCTGGGCCTCGGCGACGTCCGCGACTTCGACCCGGCCGTGGCCTGGCGACCCCGCCTGCAACGCGACCGGCTGCGGGTGCCGATCGGCCTGACGACCCAGGGCCAGCCGATCGCCCTGGACATCAAGGAGTCCGCCCAGCAGGGCATGGGTCCGCACGGCCTGATCATCGGCGCGACGGGCTCGGGCAAGTCCGAGGTGCTGCGCACCATGGTGCTGGCCCTGGCCATGACGCACTCGTCCGAACAGCTCAACTTCGTGCTGATCGACTTCAAGGGTGGTGCCACGTTCGCGGGCATGGCCGACATGCCGCACGTCTCGGCGATCATCACCAACCTCGGCGAGGAGCTCACGCTCGTCGACCGCATGCAGGACGCCCTGCAGGGCGAGATGACCCGCCGCCAGGAGCTGCTGCGTGCCGCGGGCAACTTCGCCAACGTGACCGACTACGAGAAGGCACGCACCGGCGGACGCACCGACCTCGAGCCGCTGCCGGCCCTGCTGATCGTCGCCGACGAGTTCTCCGAGCTGCTCTCCGCCAAACCCGAGTTCGTCGACCTGTTCGTGGCGATCGGCCGGCTGGGCCGCTCGCTGCAGATGCACCTGCTGCTGTCCTCGCAGCGCCTCGAGGAGGGCCGGCTGCGCGGGCTCGAGTCGCACCTGTCCTACCGGATCGGCCTGCGGACCTTCTCCGCCGCCGAGTCGCGGACAGTCCTCGGCGTCCCGGACGCGTACACGCTGCCGCCGATCCCGGGCATGGGCTACCTCAAGCCCGACACGACGACGATGATCCAGTTCCGCGCCTCGTACGTGTCCGGCCCACCGCCGGCCCGCCGGGCCCGGGCGGCCGGGCCCGGGCAGGCCGGCTCGGCGCGGATCGAGCTGTTCACCGCGGCGCCGGTGCTCGGCGCACCCGTCGACGACGACGTGCCCGCGTTGCCCACCGCCGTGCTCGACGAGGTCGACGAGGGCGCCACGTTCGACATCGCCGTGCGACGGATGAAGGGCCAGGGCCCGCCCGCGCACAAGGTGTGGCTCGAGCCGCTCGTCGTGCCGAACAGCGTCGACCAGCTCATGCCGGACCTCGCACCGGACCCGCAGCTCGGGCTGGTCTCGCACGCCTGGCGCGGCGCCGGCGACCTGGTCATCCCGCTCGGCATCGTCGACCGCCCGCTCGAGCAGCGCCGCGAGACCCTCACGCTCGCCCTGGGTGGGGCGGCCGGGCACATGGCGATCGTCGGCGGCCCGCGCTCCGGCAAGAGCACGGCGGCGCGCGCCGTGCTGGCCGGCCTCGCCCTGACCCGCACGCCGCTCGAGGTCCAGTTCTACGTCCTGGACTTCGGCGGCGGCACGTTCAGCCCGCTGACCCGTCTGGCGCACGTCGCCGGCGTCGCGAGCCGCGCTGAGCCCGACGTCGTGCGCCGGGTCGTCGCCGAGATCGACGGCATCGTCGACGCGCGCGAGCTGTACTTCCGCACCAACGGCATCGACTCCATCGAGACCTACCGCCAGCGTCGGGCCCAGGGCCGGGCCGACGACGGGTACGGCGACATCTTCCTGGTCGTCGACGGCTGGAGCACCCTGCGGGCGGAGTTCGACGAGCTCGAGGGTGAGATCCAGACCCTCGCCGGGCGCGGCCTGACGTTCGGCCTGCACCTGATCGCGACGGCCAGCCGGTGGATGGACTTCCGCACCCAGGTCAAGGACGTCTTCGGCACCAAGCTCGAGCTCCGCCTCGGCGACCCGATGGACTCCGAGATCGACCGCAAGGTCGCCGTCAACGTGCCGAAGGACCGCCCAGGTCGTGGCCTGGCGATCAGCAAGCACCACGTCCTGACGGCCCTGCCACGGGTCGACGGCTCGGGGGACGCCGCCTCGCTCGGCACCGGCGTCGACCACCTCGTCGAGACCGTCAACGCCGCGTGGCACGGACCCGCCGGCCCGAAGCTGCGCCTGCTGCCCGAGCACATCAGCCTCGACCAGGTGCGCGCGATGGCACCCGGGGACACCCGGCGCATCCTGCTGGGCATCGACGAGTCGGCCCTGCGGCCGGTGGGCATCGAGCCGGCCGAGGAGTCGCACCTGTACGCCTTCGGCGACGGCGGCTCAGGCAAGTCGGCGCTGCTGCGCGGGGTGGCCCGCGAGATCCAGCGGCTCTACACGCCGGCGCAGGCGCAGATCTTCGCGATCGACCTCCGCCGGTCGCTGCTCGGCGAGATCCCGCCGGAGTACCTGGCCGGCTACCTGACCACCCAGGACCAGGCCGCCGACGAGATCGCCGGCATCGCCGAGTACCTGCGCGGCCGTCTGCCCGGGCCGGACGTGACCCCGGACCAGCTGCGTTCCCGGTCGTGGTGGTCCGGTGCCGAGGTGTTCGTGCTGGTCGACGACTACGACCTGGTCTCGACGTCGACCGGCAACCCGGTCGCCCCGCTCGTCCCGCTGCTGGCCCAGGCGGGCGACGTCGGCCTGCACCTGGTGCTGGCCCGTCGTACCGGTGGTGCCGGCCGGGCGATGTACGAGCCCGTCCTGCAGGCCCTCAAGGACCTGGCCGCCCCGGGCATCGTGCTCGCCGGCAGCCCGGACGAGGGAGCGCTCATCGGCGGTGCGAAGCCGGTCCCCGGCGTCCCGGGGCGTGGTCAGCTGGTGACCCGCGACCACGGCCGCCGGGTGGTCCAGCTCGCCCTGGACCCGCCGACGCAGTAG
- a CDS encoding WXG100 family type VII secretion target, with the protein MAGEVSAADGALKAGAAAVAQSRAELKQELSSLEGKLAGIGSAWKGQGAVAFTTLMNRWRDDATKIINALNEFEANLQSSQSSYTAADDAQSSAMSRLTSRLG; encoded by the coding sequence ATGGCGGGCGAAGTTTCTGCAGCCGATGGTGCGCTCAAGGCTGGTGCGGCTGCTGTCGCACAGTCCCGTGCCGAGCTCAAGCAAGAGCTGAGCTCACTCGAGGGGAAGCTGGCCGGTATCGGCAGCGCGTGGAAGGGTCAGGGCGCGGTGGCGTTCACCACGTTGATGAACCGGTGGCGCGACGACGCCACGAAGATCATCAACGCGCTGAACGAGTTCGAGGCGAACCTCCAGTCCTCGCAGTCGTCCTACACCGCAGCCGACGACGCACAGTCCTCGGCCATGAGCCGGCTCACCAGCCGGCTCGGCTGA
- a CDS encoding RDD family protein, with protein MSDSAPGTCPTCHVGVAPGSAFCTRCGAVLPDVTVIAVPVADQQWGGARRRDRRGGRSPASRTPEQQVSPAAAAVGAAGPYAGSAQYGKGPMPDPVGAPQVPWAGVLDGAVQGALPYAPGQHAPARYASAQYAPDRYLPAPGADAPYGSAGSAPVLGAHDVALGPAFDGVSPAGTGRRLGAYALDWLVVWLVGGVVFAVTRSPVYTGLAVGELAVGLVLWEARSGKTIGNALLGLRTAKVETPYAPGLGRAVGRAAVLAAAHLGLGVGQWLVVASSAFDTSGRRQGWHDKAARTVVVDVRALRGDPLADELPVFQAPVVTAPSSVAPVLPPAPVRPGPVPQSAVPVQPVPPVQPVPPMASLVAPVQQVAAPVHQVVAPVQQVVIPPAPDLPPPRVPAPAVPASAVPVPASPLPIDPAPIRPAVASSYVITLDTGVAMTVSGPGYVGRRPTPPDGAPCDHVIAIEDPGRSLSRTHAVFGIDGDGFWVEDNHSANGTFVLSADGSSVQGVAGERLVVPAGGTVRLGQRTFTVRPRR; from the coding sequence GTGAGCGACTCCGCCCCGGGCACCTGCCCGACCTGCCACGTCGGCGTCGCGCCCGGCAGCGCCTTCTGCACCCGCTGCGGTGCGGTCCTGCCGGACGTCACGGTCATCGCCGTACCGGTCGCAGATCAGCAGTGGGGTGGCGCACGACGCCGCGACCGCCGAGGCGGGAGGTCGCCCGCTTCCCGGACGCCCGAGCAGCAGGTGTCCCCGGCGGCCGCCGCTGTCGGGGCCGCAGGCCCGTACGCCGGGTCGGCGCAGTACGGCAAGGGTCCGATGCCGGACCCGGTCGGTGCGCCGCAGGTCCCGTGGGCCGGTGTGCTCGACGGCGCCGTCCAGGGCGCGCTCCCGTACGCACCCGGTCAGCACGCACCCGCTCGGTACGCCTCCGCTCAGTACGCGCCGGATCGGTACCTCCCCGCGCCCGGTGCCGACGCACCGTACGGCTCGGCGGGCTCGGCTCCTGTCCTTGGCGCGCACGACGTCGCGCTCGGGCCGGCCTTCGACGGCGTCAGCCCGGCCGGTACCGGACGGCGGCTCGGCGCGTACGCGCTCGACTGGCTGGTCGTGTGGCTCGTCGGCGGCGTGGTCTTCGCGGTCACCCGCAGCCCGGTGTACACAGGCCTCGCGGTCGGCGAGCTGGCGGTCGGCCTGGTGCTGTGGGAGGCGCGCAGCGGCAAGACGATCGGCAACGCCCTGCTCGGCCTGCGGACCGCCAAGGTCGAGACCCCGTACGCCCCGGGTCTCGGGCGGGCTGTCGGACGGGCGGCTGTGCTCGCCGCCGCGCACCTCGGGCTCGGCGTCGGGCAGTGGCTCGTCGTCGCCTCCAGCGCGTTCGACACCTCCGGGCGACGCCAGGGCTGGCACGACAAGGCCGCTCGCACGGTTGTCGTCGACGTTCGTGCCCTGCGTGGCGACCCACTCGCCGACGAGCTGCCGGTGTTCCAGGCCCCCGTCGTCACCGCTCCGTCGTCCGTCGCGCCCGTCCTCCCGCCGGCTCCGGTCCGCCCCGGTCCGGTCCCGCAGTCGGCGGTGCCCGTGCAGCCCGTGCCGCCGGTGCAGCCGGTCCCGCCGATGGCGTCCCTCGTGGCGCCGGTCCAGCAGGTCGCGGCGCCGGTTCACCAGGTCGTGGCGCCGGTCCAGCAGGTCGTGATCCCGCCGGCACCGGACCTGCCGCCGCCTCGCGTGCCTGCACCGGCGGTGCCCGCCTCGGCCGTGCCCGTGCCTGCGTCGCCTCTGCCGATCGACCCTGCGCCGATCCGCCCGGCGGTCGCGTCGTCGTATGTGATCACGCTGGACACGGGGGTGGCGATGACGGTCTCCGGGCCGGGCTACGTCGGCCGTCGTCCGACCCCGCCGGACGGCGCGCCCTGCGACCACGTGATCGCGATCGAGGACCCGGGTCGGTCGCTCTCCCGTACCCACGCCGTCTTCGGCATCGACGGCGATGGCTTCTGGGTCGAGGACAACCACTCCGCGAACGGCACGTTCGTGCTCAGCGCGGACGGGTCGTCGGTGCAGGGGGTTGCCGGGGAGCGGCTGGTGGTCCCTGCGGGTGGGACCGTCCGTCTTGGTCAGCGGACCTTCACCGTCCGGCCTCGTCGGTAG
- a CDS encoding S8 family serine peptidase: protein MPALRSWSARAATLLAAVLALGVLAGPAAGVADPSDEGLWYATQTSIPTVHEVTRGAGMTIAVIDGPINPDAPDLVGTDLVTHDGLCANADGSITPGTSTEDAAEHATAVVSLLIGTGTGVGGRRGVLGVAPEARVLHYNMVPAGWVEGIPANQNPTCYIDGLPLGDVVAQAAAIDLAVAEGADIISISSTGASDVRFGDALARAYQAGVILVAGVNNVEGEGLGFPADANGAIAVEMVGPNAELIDPTMVNEYLTILAPGAQIRVLAANGGAWDTYEIAQGSSFATPFVAGALALAWSVHPQATANQMIQSLIRNTGDTPDHEPVHDDTWGYGTISTKNLLTIDPTGYPDVNPLLRPFTDEHAIPSTELILGHGPEPTETPEPTGEPTVEPTAEPTTPAPDPGTASTFPVLPVALGVGALLLVAGLATAVLRARRPASPPTTPNPPTA, encoded by the coding sequence GTGCCCGCTCTCCGGTCCTGGTCGGCGCGCGCGGCCACCCTCCTCGCCGCCGTGCTCGCGCTGGGCGTGCTGGCTGGTCCGGCGGCGGGGGTCGCCGACCCGAGCGATGAGGGTCTGTGGTACGCGACGCAGACCAGCATCCCGACGGTCCACGAGGTCACCCGCGGTGCGGGCATGACGATCGCGGTGATCGACGGGCCGATCAACCCCGACGCCCCCGACCTGGTCGGTACCGACCTGGTCACCCATGACGGCCTGTGCGCCAACGCCGACGGGTCGATCACCCCGGGCACCAGCACCGAGGATGCCGCCGAGCACGCCACGGCCGTGGTCTCATTGCTGATCGGCACCGGCACCGGTGTCGGTGGCCGGCGCGGGGTGCTCGGGGTGGCTCCCGAGGCCCGGGTCCTGCACTACAACATGGTCCCCGCGGGTTGGGTCGAGGGCATCCCGGCGAACCAGAACCCGACCTGCTACATCGACGGCCTGCCGCTCGGCGACGTGGTGGCCCAGGCCGCGGCGATCGACCTGGCCGTGGCCGAGGGCGCCGACATCATCAGCATCTCGTCCACCGGCGCATCCGATGTCAGGTTCGGCGACGCGCTCGCCCGCGCCTACCAGGCCGGGGTGATCCTGGTGGCCGGGGTCAACAACGTCGAGGGCGAGGGCCTGGGCTTTCCCGCCGACGCCAACGGCGCGATCGCCGTGGAGATGGTCGGCCCCAACGCGGAGCTGATCGATCCGACCATGGTCAACGAGTACCTGACCATCCTGGCCCCCGGCGCGCAGATCCGGGTCCTCGCCGCCAATGGTGGGGCCTGGGACACCTACGAGATCGCCCAGGGATCCTCCTTCGCGACCCCGTTCGTGGCCGGGGCCCTGGCCCTGGCCTGGTCGGTGCACCCGCAGGCCACGGCCAACCAGATGATCCAGTCCCTGATCCGCAACACCGGCGACACCCCCGACCACGAACCGGTCCACGACGACACCTGGGGTTACGGGACCATCTCGACGAAGAACCTCCTCACGATCGACCCCACCGGCTACCCCGACGTCAACCCGCTGCTCCGCCCCTTCACCGACGAGCACGCCATCCCGTCCACCGAGCTGATCCTCGGCCACGGCCCCGAACCCACCGAGACCCCCGAGCCCACCGGCGAGCCCACGGTCGAGCCGACCGCCGAACCCACGACCCCGGCCCCGGACCCGGGCACGGCCTCGACGTTCCCGGTGCTGCCCGTAGCCCTGGGCGTCGGCGCACTGCTGCTGGTCGCCGGCCTGGCCACCGCCGTCCTGCGCGCCCGCCGGCCCGCAAGCCCGCCGACGACACCCAACCCACCGACCGCCTGA
- the eccB gene encoding type VII secretion protein EccB: MATKKELIEAQTYSRRRLLTAFVSGAPGGRELEATKPMRGLVAGIALTVLLILGGLASGYLKPALKDGWDNNTLVTTDTGSRYVAVEGILYPVLNVTSARLMIPAGSFAVLQVGEDKIADAPRGVTRGIPGAPDALPRDDRLINTGWISCTAPTGLLATVLSDGPEVAAIVAEVDAAVVAAAADPTLPRLGVLVETAGEQYVVTDGRRHRVPSEYGTAVLRAMGLDTQTPWAVGALWLNLFPPGADLAPLVVDGVGSPVPPGVVAPPGALVGSVLTVTDDGRRYVVNPDGELAPLSDVADSLYRLGSGQAAGPDIGVTGLQIAGMDTAAQPTVPADWPLVAPQVLPAGDSACALLDTDVGPGTAPTVHLAASAEILFAADGSPTRIGVESAGGALVQSTAGPGLGGPILLIDQTGTAFPVSATDEILARLGYTAADVTPVPQEWIALFASGPALNDTAAAQPYQGATGS; encoded by the coding sequence ATGGCGACCAAGAAGGAGCTCATCGAGGCCCAGACGTACAGCCGACGGCGGCTGCTCACCGCGTTCGTCTCCGGCGCGCCCGGCGGGCGCGAGCTCGAGGCGACCAAGCCGATGCGGGGTCTGGTCGCCGGGATCGCCCTGACCGTGCTGCTGATCCTCGGCGGGCTCGCGTCCGGGTACCTCAAGCCGGCGCTCAAGGACGGCTGGGACAACAACACGCTCGTCACCACGGACACCGGCTCCCGCTACGTCGCCGTCGAGGGGATCCTGTACCCCGTCCTGAACGTGACCAGCGCGCGGCTGATGATCCCGGCCGGTTCGTTCGCGGTGCTGCAGGTCGGCGAGGACAAGATCGCCGATGCGCCCCGCGGCGTGACGCGCGGCATCCCCGGTGCCCCCGACGCGCTGCCCCGGGACGACCGCCTGATCAACACCGGCTGGATCTCGTGCACCGCGCCGACCGGCCTGCTGGCCACCGTGCTGTCCGACGGTCCGGAGGTGGCGGCGATCGTCGCGGAGGTCGACGCAGCCGTCGTGGCGGCCGCCGCCGACCCGACGCTGCCACGCCTCGGAGTCCTGGTGGAGACCGCGGGGGAGCAGTACGTGGTGACCGACGGGCGCCGCCACCGGGTGCCCAGCGAGTACGGCACCGCCGTGCTGCGCGCGATGGGTCTCGACACGCAGACCCCGTGGGCGGTCGGTGCACTGTGGCTCAACCTCTTCCCGCCCGGCGCCGACCTCGCCCCGCTCGTCGTCGACGGTGTCGGCTCGCCCGTACCGCCGGGCGTCGTGGCGCCGCCCGGCGCGCTGGTGGGCTCGGTGCTCACGGTCACCGACGACGGTCGGCGCTACGTCGTGAACCCGGACGGTGAGCTCGCGCCGCTCTCGGACGTGGCCGACAGCCTCTACCGGCTCGGGTCCGGACAGGCCGCCGGCCCGGACATCGGGGTCACGGGCCTGCAGATCGCCGGTATGGACACCGCCGCGCAACCGACAGTCCCGGCCGACTGGCCGCTGGTGGCACCGCAGGTGCTGCCGGCCGGTGACTCCGCGTGCGCGCTGCTGGACACCGACGTCGGGCCGGGTACGGCACCGACGGTGCACCTGGCCGCCAGCGCCGAGATCCTGTTCGCCGCCGACGGCAGCCCGACCCGGATCGGGGTCGAGTCGGCGGGTGGCGCGCTGGTGCAGTCGACGGCCGGCCCCGGCCTCGGTGGGCCGATCCTGCTGATCGACCAGACCGGCACCGCCTTCCCGGTCTCGGCCACCGACGAGATCCTCGCGCGCCTCGGCTACACGGCCGCGGACGTCACGCCTGTGCCGCAGGAGTGGATCGCCCTGTTCGCGTCAGGTCCCGCGCTCAACGACACGGCCGCGGCCCAGCCCTACCAGGGCGCCACCGGATCATGA